The Halobacterium sp. CBA1132 genome has a segment encoding these proteins:
- a CDS encoding alpha/beta fold hydrolase, translated as MHTTSADGTELEYETRGSGQPLVLVHGTSAREESFRRLVPHLEDDFEVVTYDRRGRGTNRTERASGDYDLSKEVADLQAVVESVEGTPVVFGHSFGGLTALEAADGMAVDRLVLYEPSILSGEPHGGDLAARIRSRVAAGDPAGGVEAFFEAVGANHLVGGPVVEQAAEIVDTVAREIDVVENYELGDPETGVPTLLLAGEDGPDHLQAAIRALTERLDDTERVTLADTGHLGNNTAPERVAAAIREFAA; from the coding sequence ATGCACACCACTTCTGCGGACGGGACGGAACTCGAATACGAGACGCGCGGCAGCGGCCAGCCGCTCGTGCTCGTCCACGGCACCAGCGCGCGCGAGGAGAGTTTCCGCCGCCTCGTCCCCCACCTCGAAGACGACTTCGAGGTGGTGACCTACGACAGGCGCGGGCGCGGCACGAACCGCACGGAGCGAGCGAGCGGCGACTACGACCTCTCGAAAGAAGTAGCGGACCTGCAGGCGGTCGTCGAATCAGTCGAGGGGACTCCCGTCGTCTTCGGGCACTCGTTCGGCGGGCTGACCGCGCTCGAAGCCGCCGACGGGATGGCCGTCGACCGCCTCGTCCTCTACGAGCCGTCGATTCTGTCGGGCGAACCACACGGCGGTGACCTCGCGGCGCGAATCCGCTCCCGTGTGGCGGCCGGCGACCCCGCGGGCGGGGTCGAAGCGTTCTTCGAGGCCGTCGGCGCGAACCACCTCGTCGGCGGGCCGGTGGTCGAGCAGGCCGCCGAAATTGTGGACACTGTCGCCCGCGAAATCGACGTCGTGGAGAACTACGAACTCGGGGACCCGGAGACGGGCGTGCCGACGCTGCTGCTCGCCGGCGAGGACGGCCCCGACCACCTGCAGGCGGCCATTCGCGCGCTCACGGAGCGACTGGACGACACCGAGCGCGTGACGCTCGCCGACACGGGCCACCTCGGGAACAACACCGCACCCGAGCGAGTGGCGGCGGCGATACGCGAGTTCGCGGCTTAG
- a CDS encoding bifunctional nuclease family protein: MNAHIDGVRVAGTPDGPLPVVLVGVDGEDDVLPIFVGFEEATSIAHGLDATDIGRPLTHDLTLDLVEELGGRIDHVTVSDVDGGTYYADLHVDTPRGDAVVDARPSDSLALAARTDARIEVDDAVFEDGRRDPGEFDDLDDIREVMAA, from the coding sequence ATGAACGCACACATCGACGGCGTTCGCGTGGCCGGGACGCCGGACGGCCCGCTGCCGGTCGTGCTCGTCGGCGTCGACGGCGAGGACGACGTGCTCCCCATCTTCGTCGGCTTCGAGGAAGCCACCAGCATCGCGCACGGGCTGGACGCCACGGACATCGGGCGGCCGCTGACCCACGACCTCACGCTGGACCTCGTCGAGGAGTTGGGCGGCCGCATCGACCACGTCACGGTGTCGGATGTCGACGGCGGGACGTACTACGCGGACCTCCACGTCGACACGCCGCGCGGCGACGCCGTCGTGGACGCCCGACCCAGCGACTCGCTGGCGCTTGCTGCGCGGACTGACGCCCGAATCGAGGTCGACGACGCGGTCTTCGAGGACGGCCGCCGCGACCCCGGCGAGTTCGACGACCTCGACGACATCCGCGAGGTGATGGCGGCGTGA
- the hisE gene encoding phosphoribosyl-ATP diphosphatase — translation MSDDLLRELFEVIEDRKENLPEDSYTAELFTHEKGENAALEKLGEEATEFILAAKDGDEDELAHEGADIVYHMLVVLAQHDVDADDLLDELEARR, via the coding sequence GTGAGCGACGACCTGCTCCGCGAGCTGTTCGAGGTCATCGAGGACCGGAAAGAGAACCTCCCCGAGGACTCCTACACGGCGGAGCTGTTCACCCACGAGAAGGGCGAGAACGCCGCCTTGGAGAAGCTCGGCGAGGAAGCGACGGAGTTCATCCTCGCCGCGAAGGACGGCGACGAAGACGAACTCGCGCACGAGGGCGCGGACATCGTCTACCACATGCTCGTCGTGCTCGCCCAGCACGACGTGGACGCCGACGACCTGCTGGACGAACTCGAAGCCCGGCGGTAG
- a CDS encoding coenzyme F420-0:L-glutamate ligase produces the protein MHAFAVPEFPEVRSGDSLADLVAERAELEDGDVVCVASTVVSKAEGRTASLSDYPAGPRAREVADRLADVTGEQKDPRFAQAVLEESVDLLLEAPFLLTETAFGHVGVNAGIDRSNTGGAELLLLPERPAESAERIREGLDADVAVVVTDTSGRPFRHGQRGVALGWTGMPASRDWRGETDRDGHELEVTVESVVDELAATANLVSGEGDGGTPVVVVREFEFGDHDSSEELYREVDGDFVRQALRGWEYARN, from the coding sequence ATGCACGCGTTCGCGGTGCCGGAGTTTCCGGAGGTGCGTTCGGGCGACAGTCTCGCTGACCTCGTGGCCGAGCGCGCCGAACTGGAAGACGGCGACGTCGTCTGCGTCGCCAGCACGGTCGTCTCGAAAGCGGAGGGGCGGACGGCGTCCCTGTCGGACTACCCGGCGGGGCCGCGCGCTCGCGAGGTCGCCGACCGACTGGCCGACGTCACGGGCGAACAGAAGGACCCGCGGTTCGCGCAGGCCGTCCTCGAAGAGTCCGTGGACCTGCTACTGGAGGCGCCGTTCCTGTTGACCGAGACCGCGTTCGGTCACGTCGGCGTGAACGCCGGCATCGACCGCTCGAACACGGGCGGCGCGGAACTGTTGTTGCTGCCCGAACGCCCCGCGGAGAGCGCGGAGCGCATCCGCGAGGGGCTGGACGCGGACGTCGCCGTCGTCGTGACGGACACGTCCGGGCGGCCGTTCCGGCACGGCCAGCGCGGCGTCGCGCTCGGCTGGACGGGGATGCCGGCTTCTCGGGACTGGCGCGGAGAGACCGACCGCGACGGCCACGAACTCGAAGTGACCGTCGAGAGCGTGGTGGACGAACTCGCGGCGACGGCAAACCTCGTCTCCGGGGAGGGCGACGGCGGCACGCCGGTGGTCGTCGTGCGGGAGTTCGAGTTCGGCGACCACGACAGCAGCGAGGAGCTGTACCGAGAGGTCGACGGTGACTTCGTGCGGCAGGCGCTCCGGGGGTGGGAGTATGCGCGGAATTGA
- a CDS encoding TIGR00341 family protein — translation MRLVQATVPTGKREAVLDALDEEGIDYVVSDETSGRDYNAVVHFPIPTEGVEDALDALRSAGLSEDAYTVVLSAETVVSRHFDELEERYTEEEENGDKIAREELVARAKDLAPSRLTYVVMTLVSTIIATAGLLLDSPATVVGSMVIAPLLGPAMSASVGTVVDDEDLFRRGVYLQLVGVVLAVVGAAAFAFFVKFTNVVPPGLDVLSLSEVSERLRPDFLSLVVALGAGVAGVFSLMTGVSSALVGVAIAVALIPPAATVGIGIAWGVPTLAVGSGVLVLVNVLSINLAALVVLWYSGYRPQRFFEVGQARSALLKRGAALAVAIVVLSAFLGGVTYTSYQSATEEQAINDALGDTLSQSEYADAALLDTSYEYEQGLIQREPQRVVVTVGVPPGADYPELYERLNERVAATTNHDIELELRYVYRERAG, via the coding sequence GTGCGACTCGTTCAGGCAACCGTTCCGACGGGCAAACGCGAGGCCGTCCTCGACGCGCTCGACGAGGAGGGTATCGACTACGTGGTCAGCGACGAGACCAGCGGCCGCGACTACAACGCCGTCGTCCACTTCCCGATACCTACCGAGGGCGTCGAGGACGCGCTGGACGCGCTCCGCTCGGCGGGCCTCTCAGAGGACGCCTACACGGTTGTCCTGAGCGCGGAGACAGTCGTCTCCAGGCACTTCGACGAACTCGAAGAGCGCTACACCGAGGAGGAGGAGAACGGCGACAAAATCGCGCGCGAGGAACTCGTCGCGCGCGCCAAGGACCTCGCACCGTCGCGGCTCACGTACGTCGTGATGACGCTGGTCAGCACCATCATCGCGACGGCGGGCCTGCTGTTGGACTCGCCGGCGACGGTCGTCGGGTCGATGGTCATCGCGCCGCTGCTGGGGCCCGCGATGTCCGCCAGCGTCGGCACCGTCGTCGACGACGAGGACTTGTTCCGTCGCGGCGTCTACCTCCAGTTGGTCGGCGTCGTGCTCGCCGTGGTGGGCGCGGCGGCGTTCGCGTTCTTCGTGAAGTTCACGAACGTCGTCCCACCCGGCTTAGACGTGTTGTCGCTCTCGGAGGTCAGCGAGCGCTTGCGCCCGGACTTCCTCTCGCTGGTGGTCGCGCTCGGCGCCGGCGTCGCGGGCGTGTTCAGCCTGATGACCGGCGTCTCCTCGGCGCTGGTGGGCGTCGCCATCGCCGTCGCGTTGATTCCGCCGGCAGCCACCGTCGGCATCGGTATCGCGTGGGGCGTCCCGACGCTCGCCGTCGGGTCCGGCGTCCTCGTGCTGGTGAACGTGCTCTCCATCAACCTCGCGGCGCTCGTCGTGCTGTGGTACTCGGGGTACCGCCCGCAGCGGTTCTTCGAGGTCGGACAGGCGCGGTCGGCGTTGTTGAAGCGCGGCGCCGCGCTCGCCGTCGCCATCGTGGTGCTTTCGGCGTTCCTCGGCGGCGTCACGTACACGTCCTACCAGTCGGCCACCGAGGAACAGGCCATCAACGACGCCCTCGGCGACACCCTCTCGCAGTCGGAGTACGCGGACGCCGCGCTGCTGGACACCAGTTACGAGTACGAACAGGGGTTGATTCAGCGCGAGCCACAGCGCGTCGTCGTCACCGTCGGGGTGCCGCCCGGCGCGGACTACCCCGAACTCTACGAGCGACTGAACGAACGCGTCGCCGCGACGACGAACCACGACATCGAACTGGAACTCAGGTACGTCTACCGCGAGCGCGCCGGCTGA
- the pdxT gene encoding pyridoxal 5'-phosphate synthase glutaminase subunit PdxT — translation MTVSAGVVAVQGDVSEHADAIRRAADEHGLDADVTEIRRSGLVPDCDILLLPGGESTAISRLLAREGIDEEIRAHVDAGKPMLATCAGLIVSSTDANDDRVQTLDLVDATVDRNAFGRQKDSFEAPLDVEGLDEPFPAVFIRAPLVADVGDGVDVLADWDGNPVAIRHGPVVGTSFHPELTDDSRIHDLAFFLNEEASF, via the coding sequence ATGACTGTTAGCGCCGGCGTCGTCGCCGTGCAGGGCGACGTCTCCGAGCACGCGGACGCCATCCGTCGGGCCGCCGACGAGCACGGACTCGACGCCGACGTCACCGAGATTCGGCGCTCCGGGCTCGTCCCGGACTGTGACATCCTGTTGTTGCCGGGCGGGGAGTCCACCGCGATTTCGCGGCTGCTCGCCCGCGAGGGCATCGACGAGGAGATTCGCGCGCACGTCGACGCCGGGAAGCCGATGCTGGCGACCTGTGCGGGCCTCATCGTCTCCTCGACGGACGCCAACGACGACCGCGTGCAGACGCTTGACCTCGTGGACGCGACCGTCGACCGGAACGCGTTCGGCCGGCAGAAAGACTCCTTCGAGGCACCGCTCGACGTCGAGGGACTCGACGAGCCGTTCCCCGCGGTGTTCATCCGCGCGCCGCTGGTCGCGGACGTCGGCGACGGCGTGGACGTGCTCGCGGATTGGGACGGCAACCCCGTCGCCATCCGCCACGGGCCGGTCGTCGGTACGTCGTTCCACCCCGAGCTAACCGACGACTCCCGGATTCACGACCTCGCGTTCTTCCTGAACGAGGAGGCAAGCTTTTGA
- a CDS encoding SLC13 family permease: protein MFASLPLAALGDLPPVTTEMAVVFALVAVTLVLFVTEALPLDVTAILVMVTLMILEPWTNITVTEGLSGFSNPATITVLAMLILSHGVSRSGVVQIIGRWMSAFAGTNKRRQLASTILATGPASGFINNTPVVAILVPVISDLAHKGGTSPSKLLIPLSYASMLGGMLTLIGTSTNILASQTAERIGTARGIDALHAFSMFEFTHLGIIVLVVGAAYLMTIGYWLLPERVPPEEDYLAEYDMQDYLSEVVVQASSPLVGKTVSEAIDEQRFDADVLQLVRGGERFIEPIGQKVIKPGDVLTIRTDRQTLAAIANVDDLALTGAPETDPELEPSTEEDQTLVELVIQSGSSLVGETLKSSSFRGRYDANVLAYRSRGETVRQRMDELKLRVGDTLLIQAPEDSIDRLSQSPDFILAHEPDEPDYRTEKIPYAVATIVGVIGAATLLPVNIVVAALAGVVAMVATGVLHPGEIYESVDWNVIFLLAGVIPLGIALEQTGGANLLGALVAATGTVLPPIGVLWVFYVATSLITGVISNNASVVLMIPVAVEASLEVGANPFAFVLAVTFAASTAFMTPVGYQTNLFVYGPGGYKFGDYVRVGMPLQLLLSFVTVGGIAVFWTL, encoded by the coding sequence ATGTTCGCGTCTCTGCCGCTCGCCGCGCTCGGGGACCTTCCCCCGGTGACGACCGAGATGGCAGTCGTCTTCGCACTCGTTGCGGTGACGCTGGTGTTGTTCGTGACGGAGGCGCTGCCGCTGGACGTCACCGCGATTCTCGTGATGGTGACGCTGATGATTCTAGAGCCGTGGACGAACATCACCGTCACCGAGGGGCTCTCGGGGTTCTCGAACCCGGCGACCATCACGGTGTTGGCGATGCTCATCCTGAGCCACGGCGTCTCCCGGTCGGGCGTCGTCCAGATTATCGGGCGCTGGATGTCGGCGTTCGCGGGCACGAACAAGCGCCGCCAGCTCGCGTCGACGATTCTCGCGACCGGCCCCGCGTCGGGGTTCATCAACAACACGCCCGTGGTCGCCATCCTCGTGCCGGTCATCAGCGACCTCGCGCACAAGGGCGGGACATCGCCGTCGAAGCTCTTGATTCCCCTGTCCTACGCGTCGATGCTCGGCGGGATGTTGACGCTCATCGGGACGTCGACGAACATCCTCGCGAGTCAGACCGCCGAACGCATCGGGACGGCGCGGGGAATCGACGCCCTCCACGCGTTCTCGATGTTCGAGTTCACGCACCTCGGCATCATCGTGCTCGTCGTCGGCGCAGCCTACCTGATGACGATTGGCTACTGGCTGCTCCCCGAGCGCGTCCCCCCGGAGGAGGACTATCTCGCGGAGTACGACATGCAGGACTACCTCAGCGAGGTCGTCGTGCAGGCGTCCTCGCCGCTCGTCGGGAAGACCGTCTCGGAGGCCATCGACGAGCAGCGCTTCGACGCCGACGTCCTCCAGCTCGTGCGCGGCGGGGAGCGATTCATCGAGCCCATCGGGCAGAAGGTCATCAAGCCCGGTGACGTGCTCACGATTCGGACCGACCGGCAGACGCTGGCCGCCATCGCGAACGTCGACGACCTCGCGCTGACGGGCGCGCCCGAGACGGACCCCGAACTGGAGCCTAGCACCGAAGAAGACCAGACGCTCGTCGAACTCGTCATCCAGTCGGGGTCGTCGCTGGTCGGCGAGACGCTGAAGTCGTCGTCGTTCCGCGGGCGCTACGACGCGAACGTGTTGGCGTACCGCTCGCGCGGGGAGACCGTCCGCCAGCGCATGGACGAACTCAAGCTCCGCGTCGGCGACACGCTGCTGATTCAGGCGCCCGAGGACAGCATCGACCGGCTCTCGCAGAGCCCGGACTTCATCCTCGCGCACGAGCCCGATGAGCCCGACTACCGCACCGAGAAGATTCCGTACGCCGTCGCCACCATCGTCGGCGTCATCGGCGCGGCGACGCTGCTCCCGGTCAACATCGTCGTGGCCGCGCTCGCTGGCGTCGTCGCGATGGTCGCCACCGGCGTGTTGCACCCCGGCGAAATCTACGAGTCCGTGGACTGGAACGTCATCTTCCTGCTGGCGGGCGTGATTCCGCTCGGCATCGCCTTAGAGCAGACCGGCGGCGCGAACCTCTTGGGCGCGCTCGTCGCGGCGACCGGTACGGTCCTTCCCCCAATCGGCGTGCTGTGGGTGTTCTACGTCGCGACGAGTCTCATCACCGGCGTCATCTCGAACAACGCCAGCGTCGTGTTGATGATTCCCGTCGCCGTCGAGGCCTCGCTGGAAGTCGGCGCGAACCCGTTCGCGTTCGTGCTCGCGGTGACGTTCGCGGCGTCGACGGCGTTCATGACGCCGGTCGGCTACCAGACGAACCTCTTCGTGTACGGGCCGGGCGGCTACAAGTTCGGAGACTACGTCCGCGTCGGGATGCCGCTGCAGTTGCTGTTGTCGTTCGTCACGGTCGGCGGCATCGCCGTCTTCTGGACGCTGTAA
- a CDS encoding 5,10-methylenetetrahydromethanopterin reductase — MRGIELTPEIPVSEVASLAANAEAAGFDAVFASCHYNNRDPFVALDRVAEATETVQLGPGVANPYDTHPVKLASQVATVDEVSGGRAVLGLGAGDASTLRNLGVERERPLRRVLEAMKVSQDLWAGERVDHDGTFVARDAGLNYEVGEVPVYVGAQGPHMLRMAGKHADGVLVNASHEKDLAWSADRVAEGVEDRVVDGDVDVAAFASVSIAEDADAALEAARPPVAFIASGAAPPVLERHGIDAERAEEIGELIEAGEFSAAFAEVSERMLSAFCIAGDPEDVAEQLGGVGEHVDSVVAASPLGPDREKAVSLLADAFDAAGV, encoded by the coding sequence ATGCGCGGAATTGAGTTGACACCGGAAATCCCGGTTTCGGAGGTCGCGTCGCTGGCGGCGAACGCGGAGGCAGCGGGCTTCGACGCGGTGTTCGCGTCGTGTCACTACAACAACCGCGACCCGTTCGTGGCGCTCGACCGCGTGGCCGAAGCGACGGAGACCGTCCAGTTGGGTCCGGGCGTGGCGAACCCCTACGACACGCACCCCGTGAAACTCGCGTCGCAGGTGGCGACCGTCGACGAGGTGAGCGGCGGGCGCGCCGTGCTGGGGTTGGGCGCGGGGGACGCGTCGACGCTGCGGAACCTCGGCGTCGAGCGGGAGCGGCCGCTCCGGCGGGTGTTGGAGGCGATGAAGGTCTCGCAGGACTTGTGGGCGGGCGAGCGCGTCGACCACGACGGAACGTTCGTCGCGCGGGACGCCGGCCTGAACTACGAGGTCGGCGAGGTTCCGGTGTACGTGGGCGCGCAGGGCCCGCACATGCTGCGGATGGCGGGCAAGCACGCCGACGGCGTGCTGGTGAACGCGAGCCACGAGAAGGACCTCGCGTGGTCGGCCGACCGCGTCGCGGAGGGCGTCGAGGACCGCGTGGTCGACGGGGACGTGGACGTGGCGGCGTTCGCGTCCGTCTCGATTGCCGAGGACGCGGACGCGGCGCTGGAGGCGGCGCGGCCGCCGGTGGCGTTCATCGCGTCCGGTGCGGCACCACCCGTACTGGAGCGCCACGGTATCGACGCCGAGCGCGCCGAGGAAATCGGGGAGTTAATCGAAGCAGGGGAGTTCTCGGCCGCGTTCGCGGAAGTCTCCGAGCGGATGCTGTCGGCGTTCTGTATCGCGGGCGACCCCGAGGACGTTGCCGAACAGTTGGGGGGCGTCGGCGAGCACGTCGACAGCGTGGTGGCGGCGTCGCCGCTCGGCCCCGACCGGGAGAAGGCGGTGTCGTTGCTCGCGGACGCGTTCGACGCGGCGGGCGTCTAA
- a CDS encoding preprotein translocase subunit Sec61beta yields the protein MSSGENSGGLMSSAGLVRYFDSEDPNAIRIDPRSVVATGAFFGIAVLLLQFFA from the coding sequence ATGAGCAGTGGTGAGAACTCCGGCGGGCTGATGTCCAGCGCAGGACTAGTCCGGTACTTCGACTCCGAGGACCCGAACGCCATCCGCATCGACCCGCGCTCCGTGGTGGCGACGGGCGCGTTCTTCGGCATCGCCGTACTCCTCCTGCAGTTCTTCGCCTGA
- the trxA gene encoding thioredoxin, whose amino-acid sequence MTVTIKDFYADWCGPCKTQDPILEDLEEDYGDSVTFEKIDVDENEDVANEYQVRSIPTVVVEDDDGVVERFVGVTQRDQLEDALKEAGA is encoded by the coding sequence ATGACTGTCACAATCAAGGACTTCTACGCCGACTGGTGTGGCCCCTGCAAGACGCAAGACCCCATCCTCGAAGACCTCGAGGAGGACTACGGCGACAGCGTCACCTTCGAGAAAATCGATGTCGACGAGAACGAAGACGTCGCCAACGAGTACCAGGTGCGTTCGATTCCGACTGTCGTCGTCGAGGACGACGACGGCGTCGTCGAGCGCTTCGTCGGTGTCACGCAGCGCGACCAGCTCGAGGACGCCCTCAAGGAAGCCGGCGCGTAA
- a CDS encoding SIMPL domain-containing protein: MRQQTVLIAVLGTALLVTAGVAGALTLGSGSATAGQAAPDGQSITVSADGTVEASPDQAVVRVAVTATGNDSSAVRDEIAERVETMRSALESDGIPSENVRTAHFDIRQEIERTPEGTERGQYVGTHAFEITVEDIDAAGEVIDTAVNNGADRVDGVSFGLSDEKRETLYQDALTNAMGNAETRAQTLADAGGLSVTDTHTIVSTNTDYRAYRVETAAFTSGAAVSGTSVESGPVTVTAGVRVTYNATVA, from the coding sequence ATGCGACAGCAAACAGTCCTGATTGCGGTCCTCGGTACAGCCCTCCTGGTGACCGCCGGGGTCGCCGGCGCGTTGACGCTCGGGAGCGGGTCGGCGACCGCCGGGCAGGCAGCGCCCGACGGACAGTCGATTACGGTTTCCGCGGACGGGACCGTCGAGGCGTCCCCCGACCAAGCGGTCGTCCGGGTCGCGGTGACGGCGACCGGGAACGACTCGTCGGCGGTCCGCGACGAGATCGCCGAGCGCGTCGAGACGATGCGGTCGGCGCTCGAATCGGACGGCATCCCCTCGGAGAACGTCCGCACCGCGCACTTCGACATCCGGCAGGAGATCGAACGGACGCCCGAGGGAACTGAGCGCGGCCAGTACGTCGGCACGCACGCGTTCGAAATCACTGTCGAGGACATCGACGCGGCGGGCGAGGTCATCGACACCGCGGTGAACAACGGCGCCGACCGCGTCGACGGCGTCTCGTTCGGGCTCTCCGACGAGAAGCGCGAGACCCTCTACCAGGACGCGCTCACGAACGCGATGGGGAACGCCGAGACGCGCGCGCAGACGCTCGCCGACGCCGGCGGGCTCTCGGTGACCGACACCCACACCATCGTCTCGACGAACACCGACTACCGCGCGTACCGCGTCGAAACCGCCGCGTTCACGTCCGGCGCCGCGGTGTCCGGGACGTCCGTGGAGTCCGGGCCGGTCACGGTCACGGCCGGCGTGCGCGTGACGTACAACGCGACCGTCGCCTGA
- the engB gene encoding GTP-binding protein EngB has translation MFDTRPDRSDEVVLVGRSNVGKSTLMREITGHSVATGQKPGVTRKPNHYDWASDDFVVTDLPGFGFMSGVEDDVRERIKTDVVRYLEDNAENIMVGVLVLDGKAAVDIIDRHTSDEEIPHVVELFYLLEDLGIAPVVAVNKMDKVDDRDERLDDVADRLGLHPPWKQWQDTIAPIAAKHERTSAFDDAVRTHLEAEKRDDLKKFF, from the coding sequence ATGTTCGACACCCGCCCCGACCGAAGCGACGAGGTCGTCCTCGTCGGCCGGTCGAACGTCGGTAAATCCACGCTCATGCGCGAGATTACCGGCCACAGCGTCGCGACCGGGCAGAAGCCCGGCGTCACCCGCAAACCCAACCACTACGACTGGGCCAGCGACGACTTCGTCGTCACCGACCTCCCCGGCTTCGGCTTCATGTCCGGCGTCGAGGACGACGTCCGCGAGCGCATCAAGACCGACGTCGTCCGCTACCTCGAAGACAACGCCGAGAACATCATGGTCGGCGTGCTCGTCCTCGACGGCAAAGCCGCCGTCGACATCATCGACCGCCACACCAGCGACGAAGAAATTCCCCACGTCGTCGAACTGTTCTACCTCCTCGAAGACCTCGGCATCGCGCCCGTCGTCGCTGTCAACAAGATGGACAAAGTCGACGACCGCGACGAACGCCTCGACGACGTCGCCGACCGCCTCGGCCTCCACCCGCCGTGGAAACAGTGGCAGGACACCATCGCCCCCATCGCCGCCAAACACGAACGTACCAGCGCCTTCGACGACGCCGTCCGCACCCACCTCGAAGCCGAGAAACGCGACGACCTCAAGAAGTTCTTCTGA
- a CDS encoding NOG1 family protein, whose protein sequence is MIFENLPTTPTSEELLDKAFSRAARAGRAKGGYEAQESMLQTSSNILGDNLRNVVTAWPDFDSVDPFYYELADAVLRREFDDDRGIDALRQHLSEISWAARKTHDLGREYIGKLPRGDTDSMRKVRKQGFARMGSVMDQIEDDLDAVGRARDALKNLPEIDPDDPTIVVAGYPNVGKSSFVNAVSTAKIETAEYPFTTKGIEVGHLDVERVRWQIVDTPGLLDRPADERNEIENQAVSALAHAGDVILFFVDASETCGYMLDDQRALRAEVADQFGDVPLVTVCNKADLSEDVAADCYMSVQNGEGVQETLDAAVEAVGYEPTLPHEE, encoded by the coding sequence ATGATTTTCGAGAACCTGCCGACGACACCGACGTCGGAGGAGCTCCTCGACAAGGCGTTCTCGCGGGCGGCCCGGGCCGGACGCGCGAAGGGCGGCTACGAGGCCCAAGAGTCGATGCTGCAGACGTCCTCGAACATCCTCGGGGACAACCTCCGCAACGTCGTGACGGCGTGGCCGGACTTCGACTCCGTCGACCCGTTCTACTACGAACTCGCGGACGCCGTGCTGCGCAGGGAGTTCGACGACGACCGGGGAATCGACGCGCTCCGCCAGCACCTCTCCGAGATTTCGTGGGCGGCGAGAAAGACCCACGACCTCGGCCGCGAGTACATCGGGAAACTGCCGCGCGGCGACACCGACTCGATGCGGAAGGTCCGCAAGCAGGGGTTCGCGCGCATGGGCTCCGTGATGGACCAAATCGAGGACGACCTCGACGCCGTGGGACGCGCCCGCGACGCGCTGAAGAACCTCCCCGAGATCGACCCCGACGACCCGACCATCGTGGTCGCGGGCTACCCGAACGTCGGGAAGTCGTCGTTCGTCAACGCCGTCTCCACGGCGAAAATCGAGACCGCCGAGTACCCGTTCACGACGAAAGGCATCGAGGTCGGCCACCTCGACGTCGAGCGCGTGCGCTGGCAAATCGTGGACACGCCCGGCCTGCTCGACCGCCCTGCCGACGAGCGCAACGAAATCGAGAATCAGGCCGTCTCCGCGCTCGCGCACGCCGGCGACGTCATCCTGTTCTTCGTCGACGCCAGCGAGACGTGCGGGTACATGCTCGACGACCAGCGCGCGCTCCGCGCGGAGGTCGCCGACCAGTTCGGCGACGTGCCGCTGGTCACGGTCTGCAACAAGGCCGACCTCTCCGAGGACGTGGCGGCGGACTGCTACATGAGCGTGCAGAACGGCGAGGGCGTCCAAGAGACGCTGGACGCGGCGGTCGAAGCGGTCGGCTACGAGCCGACGCTCCCCCACGAGGAGTGA
- a CDS encoding DUF5518 domain-containing protein has protein sequence MVNWRAVLTGFAVEFVLGVFAFALPGIGHAAAGLVGGFVAGWMADDGVWGGAVHGLLAGALGGVLVAILVLVLGVVFSATGLLPAGLLTLSLGAFALVAFGLLAVDSAIAGAVAGLIAD, from the coding sequence ATGGTCAACTGGCGCGCGGTCCTCACCGGGTTCGCCGTGGAGTTCGTACTGGGCGTGTTCGCGTTCGCGCTACCGGGAATCGGGCACGCGGCGGCCGGCCTCGTCGGCGGGTTCGTCGCGGGCTGGATGGCCGACGACGGCGTCTGGGGCGGCGCCGTCCACGGCCTCCTCGCGGGCGCGCTCGGCGGCGTCCTTGTCGCGATCCTCGTGCTCGTACTGGGGGTCGTGTTCTCGGCGACAGGCCTGCTGCCCGCCGGACTGCTCACGCTCAGTCTCGGCGCGTTCGCGCTCGTCGCCTTCGGCCTGCTCGCTGTCGACAGCGCGATTGCGGGCGCGGTCGCCGGTCTGATTGCGGACTAA